GCGACTCCCGTGCCGGCGAGGCCGATCTGCCAGTTCTCCTGGCCATACCCCAGCGCGGGCGTCGCGGCGAAGACGCCAAGTGTGGCTGCCATGAGCAGCCCGAGCAGCAGTCGCGAGCGCGTCATCTCTGTCCTCCCCTCGGTTTCTGGCACGGCTACACGGTGCGGTGGACTCCGCCCGGCGCCCTGCGGTTGCCGCGGCGGTGCCCCATCTCTTCTTCTTCCGTCGGGTCGGGGAACGGCAATCCGGTGACCGCGCCACCGGCAACAAGCAGCCGACAGAAGGCCGCAGGGTGCCCGCACCCCGCTTCGCCCTCGCACTATGCGGACGGCCCGCGGGGCTGTCAAGCTGACTGCGTGTAAAGGTTCGGTAAAGATCGCGTCCGGGCCTGGCGGAGGCTGCCCCGGCGAGTTGGGTACGCGGTGGGGCGGGCGCGTCGCGGGCGAAAGGCGCCTTGATTGAGGATCGCGGCCCTCGCTCAGCTCGGCCCGCACTGTCGGTCAACTGAGCGTGACGGCGAGGCCGTACGACGCCACACCGTGGACCCTCCATCTCTTCCAGTTGTCGCAACGCACGAAGGGCGTTCCGCAATGCCTCGCGCACCTGAACTGGCGCGGCGCTCAGGCGCCGGCCAAGGCGCGGCCAGGTCGCGAGCGGCGGGCACGCCGCGTGAGCGCGACCGGCTTCACCGGCTGCCAGACGCTGCTCTCCCGCAGCACGGCTCCTACAGCCGCACGAGCCGCGCGGAGAAGACGTTTGGAATGCTTTCGATCCGGCGGATCTGTGCCTCGGTCGGTGCTTCGTCGAGTTGGAGAACCATGACCGCACGGCCGCGCGCCCGGTGGCGCCCCACGTGCATCGAGGCGATGTTGATGTCGAACTCGCCCATCAGCGTACCGACCCGGCCGATCATGCCGGGAATATCCTGGTTGTCGAGGATCAGCAGGTTGTGTGACGCCGGACTCACGTCCACGTGCATGCCGTCCAGCATGGCGATGTGCGGCTCGCCGTGCTCAACCGTCGCCGCCACGTCGGTCGCCCCGGTGCTGGTCGTGACGCGCACGGCCACCTGGCTGCCGCCGTCGGCTCCGTGCGGGTCCTTGCGCTCCGTGATGCGCAGGCCGCGGTGCTGCGCGACCAGGTCGGCGTTGACGATGGTCACGTTCTCTTCGGAAACCGGCTTGAGCAGGCCACGGATCACGCCGGCGCGCAGCAGGCCCGTGTCGTGCAGCGATAACTCGCCCGTGTAGGCGATCTCGACCGCGCCGAGCTGTCCGCTGCTGAGCTGCGTCGCCAGCGAGCCGGCCATCACCGCTGCCTCGGCGAAGGGGCGCAGCGCGGAGAGTGTCTCCGGCGCGATCATCGGCGCGTTGACCGCATACGCCGCGGGCTCGCCGCCGAGCACGCCGACGATCTGTTCGGCCACGTCGATCGCCACCCGCTCCTGCGCTTCCGAAGTCGAGGCGCCGAGGTGCGGCGTGACGACGATGCGCTCGTCCTGCGCCAGGATCGTGTCGGGCGCGGGCTCCTTGACGAAGACATCGATCGCCGCGCCGGCAACGTGCCCCGACTTCACCGCGTCCAGCAGCGCCGCCTCGTCGATGATGCCGCCGCGCGCCGTGTTGATCAGGCGCACGCCAGGCTTCATGCGGCGCAGCTCCTCGGCGCCGATCAGCCCCTTCGTGCCCGAGGTCAACGTCGTGTGGACGGTGAGGAAGTCCGCCTCGGCCAGCACGCGCTCGAACGGCGCGGCCTCGACACCGAGCGCCCGCGCCCGTTCCTCGGAGACGAACGGATCGAAGGCGATCACGCGCATCGCCAGCCCGGCAGCCCTGCGCGCGACCTCCGAACCCACCTGCCCCAGTCCGACGATGCCCAGCGTCTTGCCGCGCAGCTCGACGCCGACGAAGTCGCTGCGCTTCCACTCGCCACGGCGCAGCGAGGCATCGGCGCGCGGAATGTGACGGGCCAGCGCCAGCATCAACCCGATCGTGTGTTCCGCCGCCGAGATCGTGTTTCCGGTCGGCGCATTCACCACCACGATGCCATGAAGCGTCGCCGCGTCGAGGTCGATGTTGTCCACGCCGACGCCGGCGCGGCCGATGATTTGCAGCCGCGCGCCCGCCTCGATCACGGCCGCCGTCACCTTCGTCTCGCTGCGCACGACCAGCGCGTCGTACCCACCGATGCGGGCGATCAGCTGTTCGGCGGACTGGCCGGTGCACACATCCACCGTGCCGGCGCGCTCAAGGATCGCCACACCGTCGGGCGCGATCGGGTCGGCCACGAGAATCCTGCATGTCATCGGTGATCATCCTCGGAGGCCAGCAGGCCACATGCCGCGCGGGCAGCCCGGCCGGGCTGCCCGCGCATCGAGTTCGTTCAAGTTTGCCGGAGCGGCAGCCGCGGCATGCCTATGCCGGGCTGCTGCCGATGCCGACGGGCGGCACGAAGCCGAGCTTCGGTAGTTCGACGGCCAGCGCGTCGATGACGGCCTGCACCTCCGCCTCGGTGACCAGGCCGAGATGACCGATGCGGAAGACTTTGCCGGCCATCGGCCCCTGTCCGCCGGCAAGCACGATCTCGTGACGCTCGCGCAGCGCCGTGCGCAGATCAGCGACGCTCACGCCCTCCGGCGCCCGCACCGTGGTCACGGTGTTGGAGGCGAAGGGCGGGTCGGCGAACAGCTCCAGACCCAGCCTGCGCACGCCGCGGCGGGCGACGTCCGCGCAGCACTGGTGTCGGGCAAACACCGACTCCCAGCCTTCCTGTTCCAGCATCTCCAGGGCCACGTCCATGCCGTAGAACAATGAGACTGCCGGCGTCCACGGCGTCTGGCCCTTCGCGGCCGACTCGCGCGCCTTGCCGGTGTCCAGATAGAAGCGCGGCATGCGCGAGCGGTCGTGGGCCCGCCAGGCCCGCGGGCTCATGGAGACAAACGCCAGGCCCGGCGGCACCATCCAGCCCTTCTGCGAGCCGGAGACCACCACATCAAGCCCCCAGGCATCGACGTCGCACGGCACGGAGGCCATGCTGCTGACCGCATCGACCAGCAGCAGCTTCCCGTGCCGCCGCACGACCTCGGCCAGCTCGCGCAACGGGTTCGTGACCCCGGTTGAAGTCTCGTTGTGCGTGATCAGCACGGCCGAAAGCGAGGCATCCGTCGTCAGCGCCTCATCGAGCCGGCCGGGATCGGCGGCCTGCCCGTACTCGAAATCGAGCCGCGTCACCTCCGCGCCGTACGTCTCGGCAATGGCGGCGAAGCGCTTGCCGAACTCGCCGATCGAGACGCTGAGCACGCGCTCACCCGGGGACAGGGTATTGACGACGGCCGCTTCGAGCCCTCCGGTGCCGGCGCAGGTCAGAACCAGCACATCATTCTCGGTCCGGAACGCCCGTTTGAGCCCGGCGGTCACGCGCTCCAGCACCGCGGCGAATTCGGGGCCACGGTGATCGACCATCTGCGTACTGAGCGCCGACAACACCTCTGGCGGACACGGCGTGGGACCGGGGATGCGCAGGTTCACGAACCACTCCTCTCGGAAACCCTCCGTCTGGCATCGCGCCCGGCGCGACTGGCTACGGCTGTACATTCATGATAGGGGCCGGCCAGAAGAAGGGGCAAACGAGCGGGTCCGCCAGCCACCCGTGCTACGATGCCGATCGACGCCGCCGCGAAGCAGTGGCGGCTGCCGCGAGCAACGTGCGATGGCCTCGCCGCGAGACCTGCCCTCGGTTGACCGATTGTTGGCCCTGCCGCCGCTGAGCGGCGTGCCCGCGGGACCGCTGCGCACGGCCGCGGCGCGGCAGGCCGTTGCCGAAGCCCGCGCCGCCCTGCTGGCCGGGCGTCCGGCGCCCTCACCCGAAAGCCTTGCCGGACGCGGCGCCGAGCTGCTCGAGCGGCTGCGCGCTCCGTCTTTGCTGGCAGTGATCAACGCCTCCGGCGTGATCCTGCACACCAATCTTGGCCGGGCGCCGCTCTCGCCGAGTGCGATCGCGGCCATGCAGGCGGTGGCGGCCGGCTACTCCAACCTGGAATTCGACCTGGCGGAAGGCGAACGTGGCAGCCGCCTCTCTCACCTGGAGCAGCCGCTGCGTGCGGTGACCGGCGCCGAGGCCGGCATCGCCGTCAATAACAACGCCTCGGCGCTGCTGCTGATGCTCAGCGCCCTCTGCCAGGGGCGCGAAGTGATCGTCAGCCGCGGCCAGGCCGTGGAGATCGGCGGCGGCTTCCGGATTCCCGACGTGCTGCGACAGAGCGGCGCGACGCTCATCGAGGTCGGCACGACGAATCGCACCTACCTGCGCGACTTTGCCGAGGCGGTCAGCGAGCGCACGGCCGCGCTGCTGCGCGTCCACTCCAGCAACTTCCGCGTGATCGGCTTCACCGCCTTCCCGTCGATTGGCGAGCTGGCACAGCTTGCGCGCGAACGCGGCGTGCTGCTGCTGGACGATCTGGGCAGCGGCTGCCTGCTCGACACCCGCCCATTCGGCCTGCTGCCCGAGCCGACCGTGCAGGCGAGCATCGCCGGGGGAGTCGATCTCGCGGCGTTCTCCGGCGACAAGTTGCTCGGCGGACCGCAGGCCGGCATCATCGTGGGACGGCAGGAGCTTGTGAGTCAGCTGCGCCGTCATCCCCTGGCCCGCGCCCTGCGCATGGACAAGACCAGCATCGCCGCGCTCGCCGCCACGTTGCAGCACTACCTCGCGGGCGAGGCCCTGGAGCAGATTCCGGCCTGGCGCATGATCGCCGCGCCCGCCGCGGGGATCGCGGCGCGCGCGGCGACCTGGGGCGAGCTCTGCCCCTTGCCGTGCCAGGTCCTGCCCTCGCGCACGATGATCGGCGGTGGCAGCCTACCTGAGGAAGGGGTTGCGACCGCGGTGCTCGCGATCGACGACGCCAGTCCGCAGCTCCTCGCCGCGCGATTGCGCCGTCAGGCGCCGCCCATCATCGCCCGCATCGAGGAGGGCCGGCTGTTGCTCGATCCGCGCACGGTGCTGCCGGAGCAGGACAGCGCCGTTGCCGACGCTCTCGCTCGCCTGAGCGCCTCAGCGCCAGCGACAGCATCCAGCTAGCGCGTCCGCCAAGCGCCCTGCGACCTTCAGTCGCCATCGGCCGGCGCGCGTCGTGTGCGCGCCAGCGCTCGGCCGCGCCGTCGGGGGGCAGCGGTCCCCCGCGCGGCGGCGGGCGGCGCTCGCACCACCCGCCCTCGAACGCCGGGGCCAAAGCTGAAGCGCCGTGCTCTCGCGAGAGCCCCGACCACGCCGCAGCGCTGCCACCGTCACTGGAATGGGTGGCGGCTGCCACGCGATCCCACCGCTCGTCCACATAGGTCAGTTGCTACGCTAGCTATGCACTATGTGTACTGTCCAGGCCATCGTCGTCGCGCGTCGTCGCTACGTAGCGTCGGATATGGGCGGCTCTGAACTCTCCAATTGACTTGCTATCCATCGGTGCTAAGCTATAGGTCAAGAGCTATACCTGACGATGGAGGAGTTGACCGCTATGAATCCTCGGGCCGCGGGCGACGTCGCGGGCGCCGAGCGTGGAGGCGCCCTGCGCCCCGTGGCCGCGGACGCGGATGACGAGTTGCGCCTTGCGCTGACGCGGGCCCGGCGGGTCACCGAAGACCAGCCGGAGCCGTTTCGTTCGCTCGCCTTCAGCGCTGTGCTGACGTATCTACTGAAAGAGGGCGCCGCTCCGGCGCACGCCTCCCAGCCGCCGGAAGTGGCTGCGAGCAAGTCGTTGCCCTCGACCGAGATTCCCGTGGCGGAGTATCTGGCGCAGCGCCGCCTCGACTCCCACCCCGATCGGGTGCTCGCCATCGCCTACTATCACTACCATCGCCACGGTGGCCAGGGGGTGACGACCAGGGACCTGGTCGAGGGCTACACCCGGTCGCGGACGCGGCGGCCGCAGAACTTTCCGGACGTGATTGCGAGCTGTGTGCGCAAGGGCTACCTTGTAGATGGCGGCCGGAGGGATGGTATGAAGACGTGGGTGATCACCGCCAGCGGCGAGGCCCACGTGCAGCAGGATATGTAGGGCCGGCGAAGCTCGCCGGCAGCGCAGGTGGCCACGGCGCCCAATGGGCGCCGTTTCTGTGCCTGCCAACGAGCGCGGACGCGCTCCGACCACCCGAATGGCCGCAAGGGACGAAAGCGACGGACGAGAAGACACTGATCACGCTCGAGTTCGATAAGGTGCTCGCGCGCCTCGCCGACCTGACGGCGTTCAGCGCCGGCCGCGAGGCGGCGCTTGCCCTGCGGCCGGCCGCGTCCCGCACCGAGGCCGCACAGAGGCAGGCGCTCGGCGCCGAGGCGCGGCGGCTGCGCGCCGGGCGGCCGAACCTCGGTTTGGCCGGGGCGCACGACGTGCGGCCCCACGCCGAGAAGGCCGCATTGCACGGCGTGCTCGAGCCCGCCGAACTGCTGGAGATTCACAGCACCCTGGTTGCGGTGCGCACCCTGCGCGGCAACATCGGTCGCCTGGCGCAGCAGTACCCGTTGCTCGCCGACCTGACCCGGCGGATGTACGACCCGGCGCGCCTCGTGAACGAGATCGTGCGCTGCATCTCGCCGCGCGGCGAGATCGCGGACACCGCCAGCCCGGCGCTGGCCGCCGTGCGTCGTGAGGCCCGCATCGTCCACGATCGGCTGCAGGGGCGACTGCAGGAGATTCTCACCAACGCCGTCGCCCGCGGCGTCGCCCAGGAAGCCCTGATCACGGAGCGGGACGGGCGCTACGTCATTCCGATCAAGGCCGACTTCCGCGGGCAGTTGCGCGGCATCGTGCACGACGTTTCCGGCAGCGGCGCCACGCTCTGGGTCGAGCCGCTTGGCGTGGTCGATCTCGGCAACCAGTACCGCGAGCTGCGGCTGGAGGAGCAGCGCGAAGCGCAACGCGTGCTGCGCCAGCTCAGCGAGCTGGTGGCGGACGTCTCCGGGCAGATCGAGACCAACGTCGAGCTGCTGGCCGAACTCGATGTCGTGCTCGCGGCCGCGCGGCTTGGCGAGCTGCTGAAGGCCCACGACCTGCCGCAGGAGGGCGAGACGCAGTCCTGGCTGGTGGATGCGCCGGCCGAGCTGCGGCTGCTGCAGGCACGGCACCCGCTGCTGCAGGGCGAGATCGTGCCGATTACGCTCTACGCCGGCGGCGCCTTCCGTGTGCTGATGATCACCGGACCGAACACCGGCGGCAAGACGGTGGCGCTGAAGACCGCCGGGTTGCTCGCGCTGATGGCGCTGGCCGGGCTGCCGATCCCGGCGAGCGAGGGCAGCAGCGTCCCCGCCTTCGATGCGATCTACGCCGACATCGGCGACGAGCAGAGCATCGAGCAGTCGCTCTCGACCTTCTCCTCCCACATGCGCAACATCGTCGGCGTACTGGAGCGGGCCGGGCCGCGCAGCCTGGTCCTGTTGGACGAGCTGGGCGCCGGCACGGATCCGGAGGAGGGCGCCGCGCTGGCCCGCGCCATCGTGCAGCGGCTGCTGCAGCAGGGTTGCACGGTGATCGCGACCACGCATCACGGCGAGCTGAAGGTCTTCGCCCACGAGACGCCCGGGGTGATGAACGCGAGCGTCGAATTCGACGCCGAGACGCTGGCGCCCACCTACCGGCTGGCCGTCGGCCTGCCCGGCCGCAGCAACGCGATCGCGATCGCCGCACGACTGGGCATGCCGCGCGACGTGCTGGAGCAAGCGCGCCAGGCTGCCGGTCCCGAACAGGAGCGCGTAGGCGACCTGCTGGCGGACCTGCAACGCGAGCGGGACCGCGCGAGTGCGGCGCGCCTGGCCGTGGAGCAGGCCGCTGCCGAGGCGGAAGCGCTGCGCAGCCGCTACGCGG
This Dehalococcoidia bacterium DNA region includes the following protein-coding sequences:
- a CDS encoding endonuclease MutS2, encoding MTLEFDKVLARLADLTAFSAGREAALALRPAASRTEAAQRQALGAEARRLRAGRPNLGLAGAHDVRPHAEKAALHGVLEPAELLEIHSTLVAVRTLRGNIGRLAQQYPLLADLTRRMYDPARLVNEIVRCISPRGEIADTASPALAAVRREARIVHDRLQGRLQEILTNAVARGVAQEALITERDGRYVIPIKADFRGQLRGIVHDVSGSGATLWVEPLGVVDLGNQYRELRLEEQREAQRVLRQLSELVADVSGQIETNVELLAELDVVLAAARLGELLKAHDLPQEGETQSWLVDAPAELRLLQARHPLLQGEIVPITLYAGGAFRVLMITGPNTGGKTVALKTAGLLALMALAGLPIPASEGSSVPAFDAIYADIGDEQSIEQSLSTFSSHMRNIVGVLERAGPRSLVLLDELGAGTDPEEGAALARAIVQRLLQQGCTVIATTHHGELKVFAHETPGVMNASVEFDAETLAPTYRLAVGLPGRSNAIAIAARLGMPRDVLEQARQAAGPEQERVGDLLADLQRERDRASAARLAVEQAAAEAEALRSRYAGELAELDLERAALRDAARSEAEQELASLRTEMRETSRRLQRAVRTERPAAAAAAATAADLAEAEATATEVRARLDHLRGREPERRQPPPAAPAAIRPGDRVTVRGLDQTGEALSAPDDRGEFDIQLGALRMRIKQDQVERVAQAAAASASRPIPITLPPRPDSPGLELEVRGHRAEEAIPRIEEYLQSAYLAGLPFVRIIHGKGTGALRRVVREALASSPLVSDFEPAESRAGGEGVTIAHLAV
- a CDS encoding alanine--glyoxylate aminotransferase family protein, with the translated sequence MNLRIPGPTPCPPEVLSALSTQMVDHRGPEFAAVLERVTAGLKRAFRTENDVLVLTCAGTGGLEAAVVNTLSPGERVLSVSIGEFGKRFAAIAETYGAEVTRLDFEYGQAADPGRLDEALTTDASLSAVLITHNETSTGVTNPLRELAEVVRRHGKLLLVDAVSSMASVPCDVDAWGLDVVVSGSQKGWMVPPGLAFVSMSPRAWRAHDRSRMPRFYLDTGKARESAAKGQTPWTPAVSLFYGMDVALEMLEQEGWESVFARHQCCADVARRGVRRLGLELFADPPFASNTVTTVRAPEGVSVADLRTALRERHEIVLAGGQGPMAGKVFRIGHLGLVTEAEVQAVIDALAVELPKLGFVPPVGIGSSPA
- the selA gene encoding L-seryl-tRNA(Sec) selenium transferase, producing MASPRDLPSVDRLLALPPLSGVPAGPLRTAAARQAVAEARAALLAGRPAPSPESLAGRGAELLERLRAPSLLAVINASGVILHTNLGRAPLSPSAIAAMQAVAAGYSNLEFDLAEGERGSRLSHLEQPLRAVTGAEAGIAVNNNASALLLMLSALCQGREVIVSRGQAVEIGGGFRIPDVLRQSGATLIEVGTTNRTYLRDFAEAVSERTAALLRVHSSNFRVIGFTAFPSIGELAQLARERGVLLLDDLGSGCLLDTRPFGLLPEPTVQASIAGGVDLAAFSGDKLLGGPQAGIIVGRQELVSQLRRHPLARALRMDKTSIAALAATLQHYLAGEALEQIPAWRMIAAPAAGIAARAATWGELCPLPCQVLPSRTMIGGGSLPEEGVATAVLAIDDASPQLLAARLRRQAPPIIARIEEGRLLLDPRTVLPEQDSAVADALARLSASAPATASS
- the serA gene encoding phosphoglycerate dehydrogenase, producing MTCRILVADPIAPDGVAILERAGTVDVCTGQSAEQLIARIGGYDALVVRSETKVTAAVIEAGARLQIIGRAGVGVDNIDLDAATLHGIVVVNAPTGNTISAAEHTIGLMLALARHIPRADASLRRGEWKRSDFVGVELRGKTLGIVGLGQVGSEVARRAAGLAMRVIAFDPFVSEERARALGVEAAPFERVLAEADFLTVHTTLTSGTKGLIGAEELRRMKPGVRLINTARGGIIDEAALLDAVKSGHVAGAAIDVFVKEPAPDTILAQDERIVVTPHLGASTSEAQERVAIDVAEQIVGVLGGEPAAYAVNAPMIAPETLSALRPFAEAAVMAGSLATQLSSGQLGAVEIAYTGELSLHDTGLLRAGVIRGLLKPVSEENVTIVNADLVAQHRGLRITERKDPHGADGGSQVAVRVTTSTGATDVAATVEHGEPHIAMLDGMHVDVSPASHNLLILDNQDIPGMIGRVGTLMGEFDINIASMHVGRHRARGRAVMVLQLDEAPTEAQIRRIESIPNVFSARLVRL